One genomic segment of Longimicrobium sp. includes these proteins:
- a CDS encoding beta strand repeat-containing protein, with protein sequence MSRSKYVTRTALLCALAACTGDMTSPTALDDAAADAALSDAAHSGAVPGFYFLPPMVSAASYTGTFDAGLQPRVEICQLAGPACGPVIASFPFGAGSSSVRVDAAAQHYIANWNTSKSLDPAKFYRVQVFVGTFRLGYADVDVVRTGSEKNAVDQTQFVPLVAGQTLPVKFRIEKGIAAQVAVNPDSASVAVGGTQPFTATVTDLHGNVIPAAPVTWSSSAAAVATVDGSGLATGVATGQAAITATSGGASDTALLTVSNPNTPPVVHPDTFQAIGNVTVPVPAPGLLANDTDGEGNALQVVAGSYPTTGGGTVTVNADGSFVYLSAAGFTGTDSFSYTVTDGQATSSAAASVVSAYRVWYVDNAAAGPGDGRDASPFSGLSGAESASAPGETLFIRTGAGAYDGGITLKTGQSLTGQGVAANVTATVNGQTLVLLAAGSAPTIAKASGTTVQVAAGNVVQGLQVTSAAGAGIGGSGFGSLLVGAVSVSAQGGPALDLSAGNVSGAFASLSSAGSPGAGIRLVGVGGSFSAAGGAITGAGGPAVQVLGGAGGFSYGGDIAVAGPLAVSVTGRTGGALTFGGTIASTGQGIAVQNNSAGSVAFTGSSKSLATGANPGVSLSNNAGAEISFGGGGLAIATTTGTAFSATGGGTVTVTGAGNTATSMGGTAVRIENTGIGAPAGISFYSVSATGGANAIVLANTGSGGFQVTGDGASDALNATRGRTTARNGGGIVALGSGGTISGVTGAGVFLSGATDVVLRNLVVQGNGGDGIEAENVAGLTLDNALITGHADSHGVHGTGVSGLSIVHSDVGQNATLAGAVEAADVWNVRFDGLSGIATVERSVVHHSQETVFGVVNGSGSLSLTISNTNITDTGTGGSGDTGLHLSAAGNASMAVALQNDSIARTRSRGVAASTALASAASVNLTVTGSHFTDNTTAGLELVHGSGGTASFSFAGNNFQRHGSVPINVNRLASSSFSAFGALEGTISGNTIGTAGIAGSGTTVSANGIQVRSNGSGGSTRVAIVNNKIRRVGQHGIFVSAVDASSPGTTLEARIEGNDVSDLSAGALDGINVLPGALSTDVPTVCLDVRNNVSTGVRNGLRARTSGIPAAAPTIRLEGWDGVTAVNTYFAGQNTLSGGGGAVSTTAGTGTFTPVASCNTP encoded by the coding sequence ATGTCCCGTTCCAAGTACGTGACGCGCACAGCCTTGCTCTGCGCGCTGGCCGCCTGCACGGGCGACATGACCTCGCCCACGGCCCTGGATGACGCGGCGGCGGACGCCGCCCTTTCGGACGCGGCGCACAGCGGTGCCGTGCCTGGGTTCTACTTCCTGCCCCCGATGGTGTCCGCGGCGTCGTATACGGGCACCTTCGACGCGGGCCTGCAGCCCCGCGTGGAGATCTGCCAGCTCGCGGGCCCGGCGTGCGGGCCCGTGATCGCCTCGTTCCCGTTCGGCGCTGGATCGTCATCGGTGCGGGTGGATGCGGCCGCACAGCACTACATCGCCAACTGGAACACTTCCAAGTCGCTGGACCCCGCCAAGTTCTACCGCGTGCAGGTGTTCGTGGGAACCTTCCGGCTGGGCTACGCCGACGTGGACGTCGTGCGCACGGGCAGTGAGAAGAACGCGGTGGACCAGACGCAGTTCGTACCCCTGGTCGCCGGCCAGACTCTCCCCGTGAAGTTCCGCATCGAAAAGGGGATCGCCGCGCAGGTAGCGGTGAACCCCGATTCGGCCTCGGTTGCCGTGGGTGGCACCCAGCCTTTCACGGCCACGGTGACGGATCTCCACGGGAACGTCATCCCCGCGGCCCCGGTGACATGGTCCAGCTCCGCGGCCGCGGTGGCGACGGTCGACGGGTCGGGGCTGGCGACGGGGGTGGCGACGGGGCAGGCGGCGATCACGGCCACGTCGGGTGGCGCGTCGGACACCGCCCTGCTCACCGTCTCGAACCCCAATACCCCGCCGGTGGTGCACCCCGACACCTTCCAGGCGATCGGCAACGTGACGGTGCCGGTCCCCGCGCCCGGGCTGCTGGCGAACGACACGGATGGCGAGGGCAACGCGCTGCAGGTGGTGGCGGGCTCGTACCCGACCACCGGCGGCGGCACGGTGACCGTGAACGCGGACGGCAGCTTCGTCTACCTGAGCGCCGCCGGCTTCACCGGCACCGACAGCTTCAGCTACACGGTGACCGACGGGCAGGCCACCTCGAGCGCCGCGGCGTCGGTCGTATCGGCGTACCGCGTCTGGTACGTGGACAACGCCGCGGCCGGGCCGGGCGACGGGCGCGACGCATCGCCCTTCAGCGGGCTTTCGGGGGCGGAGAGCGCTTCGGCGCCCGGCGAAACGCTGTTCATCCGCACGGGCGCAGGAGCATACGACGGCGGGATCACCCTCAAGACGGGGCAGTCGCTGACCGGCCAGGGGGTGGCCGCGAACGTGACGGCTACTGTGAACGGCCAGACGCTGGTTCTGCTGGCCGCGGGCTCGGCCCCCACGATCGCGAAGGCGTCGGGTACGACAGTGCAGGTCGCCGCCGGCAACGTGGTGCAGGGGCTGCAGGTGACCTCGGCCGCCGGCGCGGGAATCGGGGGCTCCGGCTTCGGCTCTCTCCTGGTGGGTGCCGTCTCCGTGTCCGCCCAGGGCGGGCCGGCGCTGGACCTGTCCGCGGGGAACGTCTCCGGGGCCTTTGCTTCGTTGTCTTCGGCCGGCAGCCCCGGGGCGGGAATCCGCCTGGTGGGGGTGGGCGGATCGTTCTCGGCGGCGGGCGGAGCCATCACCGGCGCGGGCGGGCCGGCGGTGCAGGTGCTGGGCGGCGCAGGCGGCTTCAGCTATGGCGGCGACATCGCCGTCGCCGGTCCGCTGGCGGTTTCGGTGACGGGGCGCACGGGCGGAGCGTTGACCTTCGGCGGCACCATTGCCTCTACGGGGCAGGGCATTGCCGTCCAGAACAACTCCGCGGGGAGCGTGGCGTTCACGGGGAGCAGCAAGTCGCTGGCTACCGGCGCCAACCCGGGCGTGTCGCTGTCGAACAACGCTGGCGCCGAGATCTCGTTCGGCGGCGGCGGTCTGGCGATCGCCACCACCACGGGAACGGCGTTCTCGGCTACGGGCGGTGGCACCGTGACGGTCACGGGGGCGGGGAACACGGCGACCAGCATGGGCGGCACGGCCGTCCGCATCGAAAACACCGGCATCGGCGCGCCCGCGGGCATCAGCTTCTACTCCGTCTCGGCGACTGGCGGCGCGAACGCGATCGTGCTGGCGAACACGGGCAGCGGCGGCTTCCAGGTCACCGGCGACGGCGCGAGCGATGCCTTGAACGCCACGCGCGGCCGGACCACGGCTCGGAACGGCGGCGGCATCGTCGCGCTGGGCTCTGGCGGCACGATTTCAGGGGTGACCGGCGCCGGTGTCTTCCTGAGCGGCGCGACCGACGTGGTGCTCCGCAACCTGGTCGTGCAGGGCAACGGCGGCGATGGAATCGAGGCGGAAAACGTTGCCGGCCTGACGTTGGACAACGCGCTGATCACCGGCCACGCCGACAGCCACGGTGTCCACGGCACCGGCGTCTCGGGGCTGAGCATCGTTCACTCGGACGTAGGTCAGAACGCCACCCTCGCCGGGGCGGTGGAAGCGGCGGATGTCTGGAACGTGCGTTTCGACGGCCTCTCCGGCATCGCGACCGTGGAGCGTAGCGTCGTCCACCACTCGCAGGAGACGGTGTTCGGGGTGGTGAATGGAAGCGGCTCGCTCAGCCTGACCATCTCGAACACGAACATCACCGATACGGGCACCGGCGGCAGCGGTGACACCGGTCTGCATCTCAGCGCTGCGGGGAACGCCAGCATGGCGGTTGCGCTGCAAAACGACAGCATCGCGAGAACGCGCTCACGTGGCGTCGCGGCCTCCACCGCGCTGGCTTCGGCGGCGTCGGTGAACCTTACGGTGACCGGCAGCCACTTCACGGACAACACTACCGCGGGGCTGGAACTGGTGCACGGGTCCGGCGGAACGGCGTCGTTCAGCTTTGCGGGGAACAACTTCCAGCGCCACGGCAGCGTGCCCATCAACGTCAACAGGCTGGCAAGCTCCAGCTTCTCGGCGTTCGGTGCCTTGGAAGGTACCATCTCCGGCAACACCATCGGCACGGCGGGTATCGCCGGGTCGGGAACCACGGTCTCGGCGAACGGGATCCAGGTGCGGTCGAACGGCAGCGGCGGGAGCACGCGGGTGGCGATCGTGAACAACAAGATCCGCAGGGTGGGGCAGCACGGCATCTTCGTAAGCGCGGTGGACGCCAGCAGCCCCGGCACCACGCTCGAGGCGCGGATCGAGGGGAACGACGTGAGTGACCTGTCGGCCGGCGCTCTTGACGGCATCAACGTGCTGCCGGGTGCGTTGAGCACCGACGTCCCCACGGTCTGCCTGGACGTCAGGAACAACGTCTCCACCGGCGTTCGCAACGGGTTGCGCGCACGCACCTCCGGCATCCCGGCGGCGGCGCCCACCATTCGCCTCGAAGGCTGGGATGGGGTGACGGCGGTGAACACGTATTTCGCGGGCCAGAACACCCTGTCGGGTGGTGGAGGTGCGGTGAGCACCACCGCAGGCACGGGCACGTTCACCCCGGTCGCAAGCTGCAACACACCCTGA
- a CDS encoding DUF6916 family protein: MLDTFTIETFQPRLGELFTIVLNEENRLPTKLTEVFPWGGESPERPRVAFSLIFHTVPQAVVPQGIYRVENENMGPFEIFLAPIGPDERGMRYEAVFT, translated from the coding sequence ATGCTCGATACGTTTACGATTGAAACTTTTCAGCCGCGTCTTGGCGAGCTCTTCACGATCGTGCTCAACGAGGAGAACCGCCTGCCGACGAAGCTGACGGAGGTGTTTCCCTGGGGCGGTGAATCACCGGAGCGGCCGCGCGTGGCGTTCTCGCTGATCTTCCACACCGTCCCGCAGGCGGTGGTCCCCCAGGGGATCTACCGGGTGGAGAACGAGAACATGGGACCGTTCGAGATCTTTCTGGCCCCGATTGGTCCCGACGAGCGCGGGATGCGCTACGAGGCCGTGTTCACCTGA
- a CDS encoding enoyl-CoA hydratase/isomerase family protein, with the protein MSAYELLQIERDGAVAIVTINRPEKRNALSAQVRAELIAVLDELRDDDSVRVLVITGAGDKAFVAGADIGEFAQRTPLEQRAAMTGRRVFDEVAAYPKPVLAMINGLALGGGCELALACDVRLAADTAKLGQPEINLGIIPGGGGTQRLPRVVGTGQAMRLILSGEIIAAAEALRIGLVDVVHPAAELRERTLEFARGMAAKSPVALRMAKSAVRAAAEMPLAAGLQYETEAFITCFGSDDKREGVAAFLEKRPAEFTGR; encoded by the coding sequence GTGAGCGCGTACGAGCTGCTGCAGATCGAACGCGACGGCGCGGTCGCGATCGTCACCATCAACCGCCCCGAGAAGCGCAACGCCCTGAGCGCGCAGGTTCGCGCCGAGCTGATCGCCGTGCTCGACGAGTTGCGCGACGACGATTCCGTGCGGGTGCTGGTGATCACCGGCGCGGGCGACAAGGCGTTCGTCGCCGGCGCCGACATCGGCGAGTTCGCGCAGCGCACGCCGCTGGAGCAGAGGGCGGCGATGACGGGCCGCCGCGTGTTCGACGAGGTGGCGGCGTATCCCAAGCCGGTGCTGGCCATGATCAACGGGCTGGCGCTGGGCGGCGGGTGCGAGCTGGCGCTGGCCTGCGACGTCCGCCTGGCGGCCGACACGGCCAAGCTGGGGCAGCCGGAGATCAACCTGGGCATCATCCCCGGCGGCGGGGGCACGCAGCGCCTTCCGCGCGTGGTGGGCACCGGCCAGGCGATGCGGTTGATCCTGTCGGGCGAGATCATCGCCGCGGCGGAGGCGCTCCGCATCGGCCTGGTGGATGTCGTCCACCCCGCCGCCGAGCTGCGCGAGCGCACGCTGGAGTTCGCGCGCGGGATGGCGGCCAAGTCTCCCGTGGCGCTGCGCATGGCCAAGTCCGCCGTGCGCGCCGCCGCCGAGATGCCGCTGGCCGCGGGGCTCCAGTACGAGACCGAGGCCTTCATCACCTGCTTCGGAAGCGACGACAAGCGCGAGGGCGTGGCGGCGTTCCTGGAGAAGCGCCCAGCGGAGTTCACGGGGCGATGA
- a CDS encoding 3-hydroxyacyl-CoA dehydrogenase family protein, which translates to MSTVAVLGAGTMGNGIAQVCAMAGYAVALSDPQPDALERAVNTIRGNLEKGVDRGKVSIETRDRALQGLRKARNVADAVGTADLVIEAAPESMDLKTAIFRDLDRLAPAHAVLATNTSSLSVSRIAEATGRPGAVIGLHFFNPVHIMKLLEVVRGRETSQETLDACLAFARRIGKEPIVVTDTPGFASSRLGVVLGLEAMRMVEQGVASPQDIDKAMELGYNHPMGPLKLTDLVGLDVRLGIAEYLHGELGGEQYRPPELLRRMVTEGKLGKKSGQGFYDWTQEGR; encoded by the coding sequence ATGAGCACCGTCGCCGTGCTCGGCGCGGGAACCATGGGCAACGGCATCGCGCAGGTGTGCGCGATGGCCGGCTACGCCGTCGCGCTGTCGGACCCTCAGCCCGACGCGCTGGAGCGTGCCGTCAACACCATCCGCGGCAACCTGGAAAAGGGCGTGGACCGTGGAAAGGTATCCATCGAGACCCGTGACCGGGCGCTCCAGGGGCTGCGCAAGGCCAGGAACGTGGCCGACGCGGTGGGCACCGCAGACCTGGTGATCGAGGCGGCGCCGGAAAGCATGGACCTGAAGACGGCCATCTTCCGAGACCTGGACCGCCTGGCGCCCGCGCACGCCGTGCTGGCCACCAACACGTCGTCGCTCAGCGTCAGCCGCATCGCCGAAGCCACGGGGCGGCCAGGGGCGGTGATCGGCCTGCACTTCTTCAACCCCGTGCACATCATGAAGCTGCTGGAGGTGGTGCGCGGGCGCGAGACGTCGCAGGAGACGCTCGACGCCTGCCTCGCCTTCGCGCGGCGGATCGGCAAGGAGCCCATCGTGGTCACCGACACGCCGGGGTTCGCCTCGTCGCGGCTGGGGGTGGTGCTGGGGCTGGAGGCCATGCGGATGGTGGAGCAGGGCGTCGCCAGCCCCCAGGACATCGACAAGGCCATGGAGCTGGGCTACAACCATCCCATGGGCCCGCTGAAGCTGACGGACCTGGTGGGGCTGGACGTCCGCCTGGGCATCGCCGAGTACCTGCACGGCGAACTGGGGGGCGAGCAGTACCGCCCGCCGGAGCTGCTGCGGCGGATGGTCACGGAAGGGAAGCTGGGAAAGAAGAGCGGCCAGGGCTTCTACGACTGGACGCAGGAGGGCCGGTGA
- a CDS encoding FAD-dependent oxidoreductase, translated as MERYDVVIVGGGVIGASVAWHLAARGCTRVLVLDAGAEPGAGSTGRATGGFRVQFGSEPNVRLSLLSRDKLLRFADEVGVDPGYRPCGYLFLAERQETLDALLEAQAMQHALGATEPRRVSVEEAREVNPAISVEGLVGGVHCPTDGFIRPMQMLQGYAEGARRMGVRFEYGTAVQGFGMEGGRIVSVHTDRGEVAAGAVVNAAGAWAGAVAAMAGVEIPVWPLRRQVAFTEPFDALPECMPLTAFLEAEFHLRVRDGRVLLLWSDQPNTSDPFDTTLDPDWLPQVVSRARRWVPCLRDARIDRERCVAGLYEMSPDRHVLLGAAPGVENLYLANGSSGHGVMHSPALGQLLAEIILDGAASSMDVHPLRPSRFAEDQPNAASEFL; from the coding sequence GTGGAGAGATACGACGTGGTGATCGTGGGCGGAGGGGTGATCGGGGCCAGCGTGGCGTGGCACCTGGCCGCGCGCGGCTGCACGCGCGTGCTGGTGCTGGATGCGGGTGCCGAGCCCGGGGCGGGGAGCACGGGCCGGGCGACGGGCGGCTTTCGCGTGCAGTTCGGATCGGAGCCCAACGTGCGCCTGTCGCTGCTCTCGCGTGACAAGCTGCTTCGCTTTGCGGACGAGGTGGGCGTAGACCCCGGCTACCGTCCCTGCGGCTACCTCTTCCTGGCGGAGAGGCAGGAGACGCTGGATGCGCTGCTGGAGGCGCAGGCGATGCAGCATGCGCTCGGAGCGACGGAGCCGCGGCGGGTGTCGGTGGAGGAGGCCCGGGAGGTGAACCCGGCGATCTCGGTGGAGGGCCTGGTCGGCGGCGTGCACTGCCCAACGGACGGGTTCATCCGGCCGATGCAGATGCTGCAGGGCTACGCCGAAGGTGCGCGGCGGATGGGCGTGCGCTTCGAGTACGGTACGGCGGTCCAGGGCTTCGGGATGGAGGGGGGACGGATCGTTTCCGTCCACACGGACCGGGGCGAGGTGGCCGCGGGGGCGGTGGTGAATGCGGCAGGCGCATGGGCGGGCGCGGTCGCCGCGATGGCGGGAGTGGAGATTCCCGTTTGGCCGCTCCGGCGCCAGGTGGCCTTCACCGAGCCGTTCGACGCGCTTCCCGAGTGCATGCCGCTCACCGCTTTCCTGGAAGCGGAGTTCCACCTGCGCGTTCGCGATGGGCGGGTGCTGCTGCTCTGGTCGGACCAGCCGAATACGAGCGACCCGTTCGACACCACGCTGGATCCCGACTGGCTGCCGCAGGTCGTTTCCCGCGCCCGCCGCTGGGTGCCGTGCCTGCGCGACGCCAGGATCGACCGGGAGCGATGCGTGGCGGGGCTGTACGAGATGTCGCCCGACCGGCACGTGCTCTTGGGCGCGGCGCCGGGGGTGGAGAACCTGTACCTGGCGAACGGGTCGTCGGGGCACGGGGTGATGCATTCGCCCGCGCTGGGCCAGCTGCTGGCCGAAATCATCCTGGACGGAGCGGCGTCGTCGATGGACGTCCATCCCCTGCGTCCCTCGCGCTTCGCCGAGGACCAGCCGAACGCGGCGTCGGAATTCCTGTGA
- a CDS encoding surface-adhesin E family protein, giving the protein MISRFPRGLIIPAMLVLAACGSDVTPEGLAPAPWFTIGKGPVGYTSLDTTRIQSDGSRRIVWVRTDFLAPDSAPRLPGAVVKARETRHVLECGARRVTDLETILRDSVGKPLAESSAGGVARAFEAHPYGPKMFPTVCNAISITARHRQQGR; this is encoded by the coding sequence TTGATCTCTCGTTTTCCGCGCGGCTTGATCATCCCAGCCATGCTCGTCCTGGCCGCCTGCGGCAGCGACGTGACGCCCGAGGGGCTCGCCCCGGCGCCCTGGTTCACCATTGGCAAGGGGCCGGTGGGATACACGTCGCTGGATACGACGCGCATCCAGAGTGATGGATCGCGCCGCATCGTTTGGGTACGTACCGACTTCCTGGCGCCCGACTCCGCGCCCCGCCTCCCCGGCGCGGTCGTAAAGGCCCGCGAGACGCGTCACGTCCTGGAATGCGGCGCGCGGCGCGTCACGGACCTGGAGACGATCCTTCGCGACAGCGTGGGCAAGCCGCTCGCGGAATCCTCCGCCGGTGGCGTGGCGCGCGCCTTCGAGGCGCATCCGTACGGCCCCAAGATGTTCCCGACGGTGTGCAACGCGATCAGCATCACCGCGCGGCACCGACAGCAGGGCCGATAG
- a CDS encoding ATP-binding protein, translating to MPKPAEVLDRDAEWRMLEEVWDKARPDLVFAVGRRRVGKSFILSRFARQVDGIYYQATRRTEAEQLAALSRIVGARFHDAALRRGINFPSWEELFAYVTDRAGGNPFLLVLDEFPYLAAAAPALTSIIQSAWDHDWQKTGMKLILSGSYISAMNQLEQIDQPLYGRRTAKLIVNPFGFADAALFMPRYGVRDQLVAYGLFGHLPGHLSLLDPERSLPENAAAALLSSAGRLVDDAQHMLDAFTSDAHVHYSIIEAIAGGEQTWSGITKRVGRLGGALQRPLQWLEEMQVIARIVPITEKNPRRSKRVLYRIIDPYVAFWHRTVIRLVNGGSLGLVEPERLWAEVVLPDLDHVMGPVFEEVCRDFVRRTHRLPFRPIRVGEWWDATSQNQVDIVSIGSGGELLVGECKWGRVTSAHLATLRQRANTLAAELAGTTRVHLALFTGRGEADDEVRRAAAEGTVLLITAEDLRDP from the coding sequence ATGCCCAAACCAGCAGAAGTACTCGATCGCGACGCTGAATGGCGGATGTTGGAGGAGGTCTGGGACAAGGCCCGCCCTGATCTGGTATTTGCGGTTGGGCGGCGCCGCGTAGGGAAAAGCTTCATCCTTTCGCGGTTCGCGAGGCAGGTCGACGGCATCTACTACCAGGCTACGCGTCGAACCGAGGCCGAGCAGCTAGCGGCACTCAGCCGCATCGTAGGCGCTCGATTTCACGATGCGGCGCTCCGCCGCGGCATCAACTTTCCCTCATGGGAGGAACTGTTCGCCTACGTGACGGACCGGGCAGGCGGGAACCCCTTCCTGCTCGTGCTCGACGAATTCCCGTACCTCGCCGCCGCCGCCCCCGCGCTTACGTCGATCATCCAGAGCGCCTGGGACCACGACTGGCAGAAAACGGGGATGAAGCTCATCCTGAGCGGTTCCTATATCTCGGCGATGAACCAGCTCGAGCAAATCGATCAGCCGCTGTACGGGCGGCGCACAGCCAAGCTGATCGTGAACCCATTCGGCTTCGCCGACGCGGCGCTCTTCATGCCGCGATATGGCGTGCGAGACCAATTGGTGGCGTATGGCCTGTTCGGGCATCTTCCCGGGCACCTGAGCCTGCTGGACCCGGAGCGGTCCCTTCCGGAAAACGCGGCCGCCGCTCTGCTGTCTTCAGCTGGGCGGCTGGTGGACGATGCACAGCACATGCTGGACGCATTCACATCCGACGCGCACGTCCACTATTCCATCATCGAGGCGATCGCGGGTGGAGAGCAGACCTGGAGCGGGATCACGAAGCGTGTGGGGCGGTTGGGCGGTGCTCTGCAGCGTCCCCTGCAGTGGCTCGAAGAGATGCAGGTGATTGCGCGTATCGTTCCGATTACGGAAAAGAATCCGCGTCGCTCCAAGCGCGTGCTGTACCGCATCATCGACCCCTACGTCGCGTTCTGGCACCGGACCGTGATCCGGCTGGTGAATGGTGGCAGCTTGGGATTGGTTGAGCCGGAGCGATTGTGGGCCGAGGTGGTGCTGCCCGATCTGGACCACGTGATGGGCCCGGTGTTCGAGGAGGTCTGCCGGGATTTCGTGCGCCGCACCCATCGTCTGCCGTTCAGGCCGATTCGCGTCGGCGAATGGTGGGACGCGACGTCGCAAAACCAGGTGGATATCGTTTCGATCGGATCGGGCGGGGAACTGCTCGTGGGCGAATGCAAGTGGGGACGGGTGACCTCCGCACACCTGGCAACCCTGCGCCAGCGCGCCAACACGCTCGCCGCCGAACTCGCCGGGACGACGCGCGTGCACCTGGCGCTGTTTACCGGACGTGGCGAGGCCGACGACGAGGTGCGGAGAGCGGCAGCGGAGGGAACGGTCCTCCTGATCACCGCCGAAGATCTGCGGGACCCCTGA
- a CDS encoding enoyl-CoA hydratase/isomerase family protein, translating into MSDTIRLSVEDGVAWITLNRPDRLNAFAGRMRDDLHDAIDRAATSPEVRVIVITGAGRGFCTGADVEVMSDLLARGDDTTFEGLVEAGMRVVRRLAQVEQPVIAAVNGPAAGAGASLALACDFRIASERATIGFTFNRIGLHPDWGATHSLPRLVGPGRAAELVMTGRMVDAREAERIGLFQQVFADDWFLDEVRKLAKELAAKPPLALTLAKRTLAASATSDLDTMLAAEREQQMRCFRSADAKEGITAFNEKRKPVFRGE; encoded by the coding sequence GTGAGCGATACCATCCGGCTGTCCGTGGAGGACGGCGTCGCCTGGATCACCCTCAACCGCCCCGACCGGCTGAACGCCTTCGCCGGCCGGATGCGCGACGACCTTCACGACGCCATCGACCGCGCGGCCACGTCACCGGAGGTGCGGGTGATCGTCATCACCGGCGCGGGCCGCGGCTTTTGCACCGGCGCCGACGTGGAGGTGATGAGCGACCTGCTCGCGCGCGGCGACGACACGACGTTCGAGGGGCTGGTGGAGGCCGGGATGCGCGTGGTCCGGCGCCTGGCTCAGGTGGAGCAGCCGGTAATTGCGGCGGTGAACGGCCCCGCGGCGGGCGCGGGCGCGTCGCTGGCGTTGGCGTGCGACTTCCGCATCGCCTCGGAGCGTGCGACCATCGGCTTTACCTTCAACCGCATCGGCCTGCACCCGGACTGGGGCGCCACCCACTCCCTGCCCCGCCTGGTGGGCCCGGGGCGCGCGGCGGAGCTGGTGATGACGGGGCGGATGGTGGATGCGCGCGAGGCCGAGCGCATCGGCCTCTTCCAGCAGGTGTTCGCCGACGACTGGTTCCTCGACGAGGTCCGCAAGCTGGCGAAGGAGCTCGCCGCCAAGCCGCCGCTCGCCCTCACCCTGGCCAAGCGCACCCTGGCCGCGTCGGCCACGTCGGACCTGGACACCATGCTCGCCGCCGAGCGCGAGCAGCAGATGCGCTGCTTCCGCAGCGCGGACGCCAAGGAAGGCATCACCGCGTTCAACGAGAAGCGGAAGCCGGTGTTCCGGGGGGAGTGA
- a CDS encoding acetyl-CoA C-acyltransferase has translation MTDAYIIDACRTPVGRFNGSLASVRPDDLAATVVRAIVERTGVDPALVDDVIFGCANQAGEDNRNVGRMALLLAGLPVSVPGQTVNRLCGSGLEAVRSAMHAIRAGEGELFIAGGVESMTRAPWVMLKPSEGFARGVPEMADSLLGWRFVNPKMPAEWTVSLGETAEIVAEEYEVSRADQDAFALRSQQRAAAAIAAGHFASEIVPVTIPQRKGAPKVVDTDEHPRADTTLDSLTGLKAAFRKEKGTVTAGNASGLNDGASALLVASAEAARRMGRKPMARIVASAVAGVDPHRMGIGPVPATRKALALAGLSIGDMGLVELNEAFAAQSVACVRELGIDPEIVNVSGGAVAVGHPLGSSGARILTTLVHEMGRQGVRYGLASMCIGVGQGISMIVERVEP, from the coding sequence ATGACTGACGCATACATCATCGACGCCTGCCGCACGCCGGTGGGGCGGTTCAACGGCTCGCTCGCGAGCGTGCGCCCTGATGACCTGGCCGCGACGGTCGTCCGGGCCATCGTGGAGCGCACGGGCGTGGACCCCGCCCTCGTGGACGACGTGATCTTCGGGTGCGCCAACCAGGCGGGCGAGGACAACCGCAACGTGGGGCGGATGGCGCTGCTGCTGGCCGGACTTCCCGTCTCCGTCCCCGGGCAGACCGTCAACCGCCTGTGCGGCTCGGGGCTGGAGGCGGTGCGCAGCGCCATGCACGCCATTCGCGCGGGCGAGGGCGAGCTGTTCATCGCCGGAGGCGTGGAAAGCATGACCCGCGCGCCCTGGGTGATGCTCAAGCCGTCGGAGGGCTTCGCCCGCGGCGTGCCCGAGATGGCGGACTCGCTGCTCGGCTGGCGCTTCGTCAATCCGAAGATGCCGGCGGAGTGGACCGTCAGCCTGGGCGAGACGGCGGAGATCGTGGCCGAGGAGTACGAGGTCAGCCGGGCGGACCAGGACGCGTTCGCGCTGCGCAGCCAGCAACGGGCCGCCGCCGCCATCGCCGCCGGCCACTTCGCGAGCGAGATCGTGCCCGTCACCATCCCGCAGCGGAAGGGCGCGCCCAAGGTGGTGGACACCGACGAGCATCCGCGCGCCGACACCACGCTGGACTCGCTGACCGGGCTGAAGGCGGCGTTCCGCAAGGAGAAGGGAACGGTGACCGCCGGCAACGCGTCGGGGCTGAACGACGGCGCGTCGGCGCTCCTGGTCGCTTCGGCGGAGGCCGCCCGGCGCATGGGCCGAAAGCCGATGGCGCGCATCGTCGCGAGCGCCGTCGCCGGGGTGGATCCTCACCGCATGGGCATCGGCCCGGTGCCGGCCACGCGCAAGGCGCTGGCCCTCGCGGGGCTGTCCATCGGCGACATGGGGCTGGTGGAGCTGAACGAGGCGTTCGCGGCGCAGTCCGTGGCCTGCGTCCGCGAGCTGGGAATCGACCCCGAGATCGTGAACGTGTCCGGCGGCGCGGTGGCGGTGGGCCATCCCTTGGGCTCGTCGGGTGCGCGCATCCTCACCACCCTGGTGCACGAGATGGGGCGGCAGGGCGTGCGCTACGGGCTGGCGTCCATGTGCATCGGCGTGGGCCAGGGGATTTCGATGATCGTGGAGCGGGTGGAACCGTGA